GAGTACCTGGACCAGCTCAggcttttctttgtccagctggaAGCAGCTTCCCAGTTTCATTCTGGCTCTCAGCACCTTGAATGTTTGCATTGCACTGCATGGGAGGCTCTTTGGTGCATGGTTTGCCCTCTGTCTGCCTGCAGCACTTTCTTCTCCCCTGGGAGAGCTCTTGGACACAGAGAAGGAATCTCAGCAACAGCAGCAGGGAttgctggaaaagaaaaaaaaaatgcaacaacTCCTATTAGATTTTTGAAGTGGGGAGAAAGGGGAAATTCTCAGGAGCTGGGATTAAATTTtgctgtgcctgcagcctggAGGACCCACCAGGTGTTGGGGTTTAAGGATCTGCCCATGGTCCAGCCAAGGGAAAGCCACAATGTGCAGTGCCTGGAGCATCAATTACTGGGGCTGGTGCTTGGGTTCTGACACCAAGGAGCTGAAATCCCACCTCTCAGGTGGTGCCAGGcttgccaggctgctgcagcccctgggacTGAGTTTCAAGACCAGCACAGCTGTTTGCACTTGGGCTGTTCAATATATTGGGGCACTGGGGGGATTAAGGCAGACCCACAAAGCAATATGGGATGTAATTACCTGTGCCAGTCTTTCCTCCAGGTGGTGGATCTGGCTGTTGGTGGCTGAGGGTCCTGAGAGCAGGTCTGATGTTGAGGCCTTTGTTTTGCAGCTTTTTCTGTGGCTTTCCTCCCAAATGCTGCATGCTGCGAAGTGATTCCTTCTCAGAGGAGGATCTGAGTGAGTCACTGGAAGCAAGAGCAGACAAAGCTTGTAATACACGGCCAGCTCATCCTCAGCAGTGACTCCCACTCCCCCCATCACTCAGCCTGGGTCATTAGTGAGAAATGCTCCTTTTCTCTGCACACTGAGCTGTTGACAAACTGGGAAAGAGTGAGAGGAGAGCTCCCACCATTCctgagaaacagctcccagcaaGGATGCAGAGCAgacctgcagctcctctgggctgtgcATGGACCTGGGATGTGCTGCCTCAGGTTGGGACTCAGGCCCAGAGGTTCTCCATGAAGGACAAGGCAGATTCTGGGGCTGGGCTAATTAAGGAGCTTCCCATTCTTTTCCCATATTAATTAGAAAGTGCAGGATACTGCCCTCTTTGGAAACTTTTCCCATTCCTGTATTTCCCTTTGGCTGGCTCTCCCTTCCCCTTTCTCCCAACCCCAATGCTTCATATCCTTTTTCTGCTGAGTTTTTATCCCAGTTTCTAGTGGACATTAGCTCTGAGGAGAGAATGCCAGAGAGCTTCCTTACCTTCAGCCTCTTGGAAGAAGTCACAGCAAAGGCCTTCTgagccaccagtgccacgtgCCACCGCTGTGGCAGTGCCAGAACCATCCCAGGGTCACTCCTGCTGCTGCATCCCCGCTGTTTATTTGGTCTGGAGGTGGATGCAGATGATGCCCAAGATGTGTCCAGCCTCGGGAAGCTTTGGAGAGCCAAACTTCAGGAATGCCTTGCTTCTCTCAGTCCTGTCATCAAGCACTGGCCAAAGGTGAGTGCTGAGCGTTTCCTGTCTCAACATGGAAGAAGTCACAAAGTCCAAGTCCATCTCCATCTGTTGCGAGATGTTGCAGGAATTCCTCTGTGAGCAGACAACACTGTGTCCTCAGGTGCTCCAGGGGTGCCCGGCGTTTCCAGGAGCATTTGGAGTCTCTCTGTGTGAGCAGAAACTCCCTGCAGCAATGCACAGGCTAAAACTGTGCTGGGGCACACAGATCCTCTCTCTTCACTTCTTTTGGCTTTTACATGGCAAAAGCTCCTGTTGTCTCCACACATCAGCATGGAGCCAATTTGCTGCTCTGGGGATATTTTGCTCTGAATTTaggttgtgtttgtttgtttcattcaAAGAATAAGgggattttttcctttccctcccccccAGTCTCTCTCAAAAGAGCTCTGGTGTCTCTTCTCTCTACCTTAAACACCCTCTTTTCGCTGAAAGGAAGGAGACTGCTCCTTCAATAAATGAGCTCAGAATTTAATTAGAAAATCTGTTTCCTGCTGAATGCACAGGATAATGTGCAGAGAAAGGATGAAATCTGCCTCTGCACTGCAGTGGCCTTGAACTAGAGTGAGCAGAAACTAAGACAAGAAGTAAACCAGTAAGAGCCTCTTGAGAGGAAACACATTAAAGCAGGTATTAGGTGCAGTGAAATGAAAACCACAGAAAATAATCCAGATTCTTAAAGCTTTCCGTTCCTGAaataataggattttttttttctcttcttgagccaaaaaataatcaaaaaattACTTTAATCCTTTGGAGAAAGTAAGAGCAGGAGATTGCCAAGTGAACAGAAACCCAGAGGTTAATTAAAAACAGGCAAGGGTCAAAAAGAAAGCTGTCTCCTTAGGACAGGAgggaggagagaaggaaaaagagagatcCAGATGGGTAGGAACCCTCCACCAACTGCTGCACTCCTGTGAAGTCCTTGAGAGCTGCCAGCGCCGAGCGGCCGCTTCACAAGTTGGGGATTGTCTCTAGTTTTCTTGTCAGGGAATTCTCATAAAATTGGCTGTTCCCCGCAGTGGTGCCAGCAGGGTCCCCAGCACCACAGCATGGCACGGCCTGGGTGAGGGGGGCAGCCCCATCCTGGGGTGCCTCTCCCCCACCACCTCCCTCCCCCCAGGAGCAAAGccaatccctctgctctgggctgttGGACTGAGCACTCCTCAGGTCTCAGCCAGAACTTCCCTCCAAGGAGAAGCTTCCTAAATAAGCCCCCTTTCTCCCTTCCACTGGACCCAGACCCCCCTGAGGGGAGCTCATATGACAGTGGctggggggctggggggctctggttGAGTCCCGTTGCTCGGCACGGGACTGGCAGTGGTTGAGGGGGGCACGGTCTCCACGGAGTCTCCTGGCTGAACCTCAGGGGTCCTCTGTGGGCTGGGCTCCTCAGAGTGCTCCATGTTGCCTTGGACCTCCTTCCCCCTCTGGATCAGCTGCTCTAAGGTCTTGGGCAGGGGGTAGCTCAGGAAACGCTTCAGTTTGGGCTGGAGGGTGCCTACCACGTACTGGATGATCTCCTCCTCATCTGCATCCACATAGAGGGTCTGGTACAGGTCTCTCTTGCGCCAGAGGAACTGATCCAGGGGCTCGCCCTCTTTCTGGGGCAAATCCAGCTCCCTTTTGATGGCATCCCTAGTCAGAGTTCCCTCGCTGTACTGCAGGAACTCCTTCTTGAACTCAACCCAGTTTTTGACGGAGTCCTGCTTGTACTCCCACCACTTTTTAGCTGGGCCGTTCATGTGGTTTTGGATCTGAGACAGCCAATACTCCTCCGTTCCACCCACCTGCTTTAAGTATTCCTCCAAGTGGCTCAAGAACTCCCGGGGATCCTCAAACACCTGGGTCTCCACCGGGGAGGCTGGAGCATCCTCGGACACGGAGACCCACTGGTAGGAATCGTGGCCCTGGGGGATGCTGGGCACCTCTCCAGGAGGAGGGGTCAGGGCATACATCTGGCTCATGTCCAGGGCATAATCATAAATCTCTCCCTCACTCGGCCTTATCTCCGGGCCTCCCACCCCGACGGACACCGTCTGCTTGccctgctccccagggcagtaTTTGCCTCCCATGGACTCCAGGCGGTCAGCCCACTTTTCCAGGCGGAAAAAGACCTCCTTCCAAACATTCATCTCCCTCTTGACCCACCTCTCCAGGTGGGCAATGGTCTCCTGGCATCTAATCAGGCAGGCCTTGATGGACTTCTTCCATCTCTGATTTTCAGTTGGGACATGGTCCTCTAAGTTGTTCTCCAACTTCCCCACGGATTTCTGCAACCCCTTCAGTTCTCGCTCCACCTGCTTGGAGACCTCTGTCAGGAGGTGCCGGTGGGTCCTCCGGACATGCTCCAGCATTTCTGCCCTGCACTTCCCTATCTGCAGGATCACATTGGGCTTGTTGGCAACTCCACGGTGCCCCTGGAAGGAGTGGACGCCCGCGCTGGTGACATTGTCCAGCTGCATGGCTCCGACCGTGCGAGTGGCAAACACAGAAAAACTGGGTAATAAGCCCCTGGCACTAAAGCtggatcccaaaaaaccccaccacaacaCTTCCTGAGAGACACACAGAGACTTCTAAACCCCCCTCCAAGGACTTTTGGACACAAACACAACCCAATCAGATATCACCGCAGAGCGAGCTGGTCGGTCCACGTGGATCCCAGAGAGAGTTGTAGGCAAATTTCTCCCGGTGCCAAGCTGGAAACGCCGGTCTCACGTGTTCAGGGGAGTCCCAGAGAGAACCAGGATCCTCcaggaacagagagagagaggagttGGATAGGATGTCCAATCCCGCTGGGAATCTGGAACGCCGCAAAGTCCCCGCCGGAGGAAAAATCACAAGAGATGCACAAGCTGGAAGCTGCAGCAAAAAATCCGGGTGATTTCTCCTCGGGCAAACTAGGTGAGTCGAAAACCGCTTTCACTGGAGATGCTAAGAGCTGCTTCTCCTCCCTGTCTGAACTGCCACTAGTCCAGGCTCCTCCATCTACTTATACTCCACGCAGCTCAACATGTGGGTGGTGCCCAGCCTCCTCCGGCACTCTCAGCGCAGCGTTCATTGGAGGAAAAGCGAGGCCGGTGTCTGTGGCAACCCAGATTTTGGCAGCCTCCCCTCGCTTGCCACCCCCTCGCTCACGCCCCCAGACTCGACGCGAGAGAAGCGCTTGAAAGGTGCTGGAGAGACAGTTGGAGAGATGGATGAGTAATCGCACCTTCCGCCTCTAGGAGCGCAGGAAAAACACTTATTCCTTCCACAACTCTTTACTCAGCAAGGTCATCATTAACATGCGTCCCCTGGCAGGGCTCGGGGAGGGCGGGACGAGGAGGAATGCGGTGTGTCAGACGCCCCCGCACACCCCCTGAGctcaccacacacacacagggtgagCTCACTCCTCATGCAAATGCCTGGGAATGGTGGAAAatcagcagcaggaaaaaaagaaaaaaaaaagaaaaaaaaggggagagaagagaaaggaaaagcaaagggggggggggggatgcagAGGGGGAAACATTCAAAGGAGCCACTTCAGCACAAATTGGAGCACTCTGGACTTTCTCAGGCTTTGGTGGGTGGGAGTCATCCCCGTGGCTTAATTGCACCAGACCAACCACTATCTTGGGAATTTTGGGTGAGGGAGGGGGACGACATCCTGGACTTTTTTACACCGAATTAAATCCGCCCATCAAAAGCCTGTTCTGTACTTAGCTTTGAATCAGATGCTTAATCAGTGAGCCAGCCCACCAGCGCAGATGAAGCTACATTTGTTCTTCGCTTCTTGACAAGGCAGGAAAAGCCAACCATAAAAGGAATCTCCGGGTCTTACATAAGGCAGAGATAAAGGATTCCCTAATCCGAGAGAGTTTCCCCGCTGCCGGAACACCCTCGGGGAGGTGCTGAGGACATCTGGGGCCTTCTCGTCCTTTCCCAATGCCAGTGGCCAGAGGCAGTGGGATGCTGATCCATCGGGATAATCCCAAAAGGGGGTTTGAGCCTGTTGGCAGCTGGGGGTGCCCTGCCTATCCTCAGGATGGTGGGCAGTGTGCCAAGGAGGCTTAAGGTGGGTCCTCACTCCCAAAGCTCCTGGCTCGGTGGTTCCTGGTGGGAATTCAGCCATCCCAGAGGAgcaaaaagaggaggaggaggcagagggtgtTTCAGTGAAGTCCTGCTGAAAGGAGGTCCCGGTGAGTTCAGGTTAAAGCAGAATCACAAACTGGTGGTGGTTAATTTGAAGGGTGTGAGGGGCAAGGGTCAGGATTTCCTTTTTTGCCCACAAATCTGTGTGGTGCAGGAGGGTCCATGTCTGTCCCCTAGCAGGTGATGGCTCTCAGGGGACAAGGGGGTTACttagggcagcagcagctgaccTAGGAGGGCTGCATGGTTTGGTtgaagggaggggagggaaagaATAGCACAGTGAGTGGGGAAGGGGACGAAACCCTGAGGGTGTAACACAGAATTCCTAATCCAGCAGCCCCTCCCAGTGCCACTTCTTCTGACTGCCCTCTGCCTCGCTTACTTCTTCAATTTCACCCAGTTTTCTTCAGCACAAGATTTTAGGGCAGCTGTGGTTGTGTTCAGGGAAAGTCAAACATCAATCACTTGAGGGGTTGGGAGAGATCTGGAGCCTTTTATGCTGCGGTCTCAGTGCCCCAGAATCTGCCTCAAACCTCCTCTGGCAGGAAGAGATAACACGGACTGGGAGAGACTCTGCAACCTTTGTACCTCTGGATTGGTGCAAAGATCTTCCCTGGAGAGCTTTTCACCCAGGAACCCCAGAAATGACCCCTAGGATCAGGACAATATAAAGTGGCATTAACTCTGTGAAATGACCTGGattcagcctctccttgtcccaTCAAATGCCAGAGTCTGGGACGGAATGGCTCCTAAACCTGCTCCAATAAATGTGACCCTTTCCAGGCCCTGCTGCCTCTCTTTGCCCCTCCTTTGCTTTTCAGCTGGGGAGGAATCCTGGATCTGACTGGCCTTGTTTGACACTCAGTGCAGGATCTCAGGATTATTAAGGATGAAGGGGACTCAGGAGGTTTCTACCTCAAACTCCTACTCTGAGCTGAGTCAGCTGCTGGGTCAGCTGAGATGGTTTCACACACTGAAAACTTCAGGGATGGCGATTGCTCGGAGGGAAAACATTTCTCCTTGTACCCAAACTGAGTGTCCTGTTGGAATTTGGAGCTGCTGCCCCTTGTCCTCTCACTAGCCACCAAAAAGATCCTGATTTTATCTCCTTAATAACCTCCCCCCAGGGACAGGGCACTGCTGTTAGGTCCCCCAAATCCATCACTTCTCCAGTGTCTAATCCCACATCAGGCACCAGCTCTGACCATCCCAATGGCCTGAACTCATTCCCTATGATCAGTGTCATGTGTTAAGCGGCCCAAACCTGATTGCAGCAGCTAAATATGATCCAAAATTCTCTGACTGGAGGGGGATAATCCCGTCCATGATCTCCTGGCTGTATTTATTTTCCCATCATCCAGGATCATTATTTTGctaccaggacacactgctgtaTCATTCTCAGCCGTGCTGAGCACGGGTCCAGTTTTCCcagtctgctgctgcccagggactcttttttccccccagaaatcCCAGAATTAGCCCTTGCTGAACATCACCATGTTTCTCTTGGCTCTTCCCTCCAGCTTTTCCAGGTCTCTGGGTTAATCTCATTCAGCCTGCTTTCACAGAGCTCTCCCCCTAATCACTCTCCTCCTAATTCTGTGGAGGTGGTGGGGGAGGTGGGAGAAGCGAGGACGAATGGGGGTTTTCCTTCTGGACCTGCTGGGGAACGGAGTTGCTGATTAAGACGTGTGTGATAAgcattttctttgtattttctaATTAAAGTGAGGTGcgtgggaagaggaggaggagagaggggaGCCGGAAGCCAAGGGAGGAGGGAGATGTGGAGCGAGGTGATGGAGAGAGGCAATTTGAGGCAGACAGGCAGATTCCAGGCACAGAGAGGCAGACAGGCATGGAAGGACAGGATCCACATAATGGGACAGGATAGGGAGGAGGCAGAATTCTTCTGGGTGGCCACAGGGTGTCCAAGGTAAAGAGAGGGGCAAGAAGAGCAGGAAGGAAAGTGGGAAGTGAGGATGAGGGCGAGCAGTTTGCTCCAAAAGAGCTCTGCTGAAGCAAGGGAAGGAGAGAAAATAGCAAAAAAGCCACatctcagagctcagcagggatGGTGTCAACGTGGGTTGTCTCCCTAGAGCTTCCTGGAGAGTTTTAAAGCACCGGAGGTTAGGATcagatccaaaaaaaaaaaaatgaggagagagaaagggaaaagccaacagacCAAATAAaggcagcaaaaaggagcatGTGGCAGTGAGCAGCTACTGAGTCTTCCCCTGAGGGGAGTGGGACCCGAATAAAGGGACACTGAGTCACTGGCACCTTCCCTGGTGCTATCACTGTCTGCTGAGGACACCAGAGCCTGGTGGCACTCACCCCTTGGCATCACTTCAGGCTGTGGGCTCTCTCTGCCTTAGAACAAATGTGTttggtttaggggtttttttgggggggttgacAGGCCTTTGCCACCTCATCTGGATGAGTGTTCTGCTCAGAGGCTCCTTATGGCAGGAGATGTCACTCCTTGGAGAGCTGTGAGCAGATGAACCTGGTGGGTGGGCGAGAAGGGAGAGATCCCGAGGGAAACTTGGAGAAGTTTCTGGTGCAGCTGATTTTGTGCTGCACACGCTCTGAGGAGCTCTGGTGGATGCTGAAGTGCCCTCCTGTGCTGCCAGGGTCCCTCCCCGGTTGTGCACTGAGATGTTCATTGTGTTCCTCCTCGGAATCGCTGTCTGGAGGAGCCTTTCTTTCACCCAGGACTCTTTGAAGCACCTGAAATTGGAAGCATAAAGCCATGTGGGCAATTCATCCCATATTCTTGCAGGAACTAATATCTTCTAGTGGTGAACAAGGGATTTGCTGCATTATCCTATATTCCCCGTGCTAgaattttccctttcccttccataATTGCTTCCTCTttctagaagaaaaaaagaagaaaataagaaacCACATTTTACCCCCATCTGCCTCCGCATCCTTTCAATCCCTAATAATTCTCCTACAGCTcaccagacaatgctgcccagtCATTTGTTTGGTAGCAAAACCCTCggaaggaaataaaattaagaaGAAACCAAGGTGTTGGGCTTTTAAATTCGCGAGGAAACGAAAGAGGGAAAAGAATAGCACATTAAATTTGCACCATACGTTTCTATTCATCCATGCCCAACCCTGGAACACTTTATTGCACTGGAGCTGGCACTCACAACGCAGAGTTTTGCTTTTAAAACATGGCTCACACGTCAGTAGGTCCTTTGTTCTCGGCCACCCATTGTCCCCCAGGCCCACTTCACTTACTGGGAGGGTGTGGAAGCAATTGGGAGTCTGAGGGCATCCTGCTATCAATATTACCCCATAATGGTGATTGTTATTAGTGCCACTCCTTCTGGTGCAGAATTCTCTCTGCAATTCCTTTTCATCTGGAAAGCCCTACTTTGAGAGGACGATAAAGTGCTTTGTTTTCCAACTAAAAATATCTCCCGCGTTTTGTAATTCTCCCCTCTTCTTATTTAATGAGGTGTTTGTTATTTTGGTTTCCTTGCTGGGCAGAGGAAATCTTAATGAGTCTCTTCTTGTGCTGCTTTTTTGCCTCCTCAAGCCTGCCTGAGGCTAAAAGCAAGGAAGTCAAAGGAGGTATCAGCATTTTTCACACTCTGGCATTAGCTGTTATGACCCTCCCGAGGTCAACACAAATAGAAAGACATCTCCAAATGAACTTCATTTTCCTCCCCTGCACAGCCGTGATGAGCTGGAAAAACACATTTGTCGCCCTGTCAGGAGGGCCTGGTTCACAACTGGTTTGTGACATTTCTTCTGCCACGTTTTACAGCTGAGTTTGGCCCACTTTGGGCCTCACACTTGACTCCTCGCCCACCTGCCCCCTTTCAGGGTGTCCCTCTAAGTGCTCCAGTAAAAGTTTCTgattttaatgcttttttttttttactcctccTCAGcagcaaacactgcaaatcaCGGGTCTGCTAAAAAAAGGGAGAGCACTGGGGTGGCTGTGAGGAGCAGACCTGGTTGCTCTGCTGGTGTGGCCTTGCTGACAGAGTCCCACCAGGCCAGGAGagctctgctccctctgctcctcatcCTCTGCCATCATCCCATGGAGATCTACAGATAATTTGTGGCCCGTGGAGCCATTCCCCTCCTCTCCTACATCCCATTTCAATCTGGGCTTCACGTTGACACCCCCAAGGCCCTGTGAGaggagtggtggtggtggtggagcaCTGGGATTTCACAGCCACACAAGGAAAATGGGGCATGGTCCTTGCTGGTGGCATCAAATCCTACCCTTGATGATGATGATTCCTGTGGtgaccaagggaagctgtgcAGACAGAGGATTTTGGCTGTACCAGCTGCTCAGGTGATGAGGAGtgaggggctcaggctgctccagacctTTCCTCTGCTGGTGTGGCCTTGCTGACAGAGTCCCACCAAGCCAGGAGAGCTCTGCTCCTCATCCTCTGCCATCATCCCAAGGAGATTTACAGATAATTTGTGGCCCAGGGAGCCGGTTCCCTCCTCCCCTGCACCTCATTTCATTCTGGGCTTCACGTTGACACCCCCAAGGCCCTGTGAGAGGAGGGATGGTAGTGATGGTGGAGCACTGGGATATCACAGCCACATGGGGAAAATGGGTCATGGTCCTTGCTGGTGGCATCAAATCCTAcccttgatgatgatgatgattcttGTGGTGGCCAAGGGAAGCTGTTCAGCCACAGGATTTTGGCTGTACCAGCTGCTCAGGTGATGAGGAGtgaggggctcaggctgctccagacctttcctgctcctgctcatcCTGCTGCTCCCATGCTAAGCGTCTCTTTCACTTTTCTCAGCACTTACATGGATTCTTTTCT
The sequence above is drawn from the Melospiza melodia melodia isolate bMelMel2 chromosome 1, bMelMel2.pri, whole genome shotgun sequence genome and encodes:
- the ARC gene encoding activity-regulated cytoskeleton-associated protein, whose protein sequence is MQLDNVTSAGVHSFQGHRGVANKPNVILQIGKCRAEMLEHVRRTHRHLLTEVSKQVERELKGLQKSVGKLENNLEDHVPTENQRWKKSIKACLIRCQETIAHLERWVKREMNVWKEVFFRLEKWADRLESMGGKYCPGEQGKQTVSVGVGGPEIRPSEGEIYDYALDMSQMYALTPPPGEVPSIPQGHDSYQWVSVSEDAPASPVETQVFEDPREFLSHLEEYLKQVGGTEEYWLSQIQNHMNGPAKKWWEYKQDSVKNWVEFKKEFLQYSEGTLTRDAIKRELDLPQKEGEPLDQFLWRKRDLYQTLYVDADEEEIIQYVVGTLQPKLKRFLSYPLPKTLEQLIQRGKEVQGNMEHSEEPSPQRTPEVQPGDSVETVPPSTTASPVPSNGTQPEPPSPPATVI